From the genome of Thermococcus sp. M39, one region includes:
- a CDS encoding helix-turn-helix domain-containing protein, which yields MVVKEKLYTVKQASEILGVHPKTIQKWDREGKIKTVR from the coding sequence ATGGTAGTGAAGGAAAAGCTTTACACGGTCAAACAGGCGAGTGAGATACTCGGAGTTCATCCAAAAACAATCCAGAAATGGGATAGGGAAGGGAAAATCAAAACAGTCAGA